The following proteins are co-located in the Desulfatitalea tepidiphila genome:
- a CDS encoding SurA N-terminal domain-containing protein: MAVIQKDRKVLILAVLVVFIGMVTAGGCSRDNPGNDYLIRVQDISLSLAEYEQAVEAAHEEAFPGEREIDIEALNDLRIRVLNQLSEEMMIIAFAKANGIMVSETELETAVEEIKADYPDNTFEETLLENAVSFDYWKEKLANRLLINKVIDRELVEKVQITTDDVADYYKTQYPDGVAADEDSDAINKKIVRHLRQQKAEIGYKEWIETLRRTYPVDINQKLWENVTKNRR; encoded by the coding sequence ATGGCCGTAATTCAGAAGGATCGGAAGGTTTTGATTCTCGCCGTACTCGTCGTGTTTATCGGGATGGTGACCGCCGGCGGATGTTCACGCGACAATCCGGGGAACGACTACTTGATTCGTGTCCAGGATATATCGCTATCCCTGGCCGAGTATGAGCAAGCTGTGGAAGCGGCGCACGAGGAGGCCTTTCCGGGCGAACGTGAGATCGATATCGAAGCGCTCAATGATTTGCGCATCAGGGTGTTGAATCAATTGAGCGAGGAAATGATGATCATCGCTTTTGCAAAGGCCAATGGCATTATGGTTTCGGAAACGGAACTGGAGACGGCGGTCGAAGAGATCAAGGCCGATTACCCGGATAATACTTTCGAAGAAACACTGCTGGAGAATGCTGTCTCTTTTGACTATTGGAAGGAAAAACTGGCGAACCGGTTGCTGATCAATAAAGTCATCGATAGGGAGCTTGTCGAGAAAGTTCAGATCACGACGGATGATGTGGCCGACTATTACAAGACCCAGTATCCGGATGGGGTTGCCGCCGATGAGGATTCAGATGCCATCAATAAAAAAATCGTGAGGCATCTTCGACAGCAGAAAGCCGAAATCGGCTATAAAGAGTGGATCGAAACATTACGCCGAACCTACCCCGTTGACATCAACCAGAAGCTTTGGGAAAACGTGACGAAAAATCGTCGTTAG
- the mfd gene encoding transcription-repair coupling factor — MRQNQEEISWQQLLAQLPEIRGAVDVIGLNSTASAYALAQVYRACRSPILAILPSLKAAEHFYAEMRLFLDADSTPILFFPPYNLMPFKFMAYHNETAARRIQALYELVESQSSPVVVTSLSGVMQRLLPKAELMRYAELLVCEEEVHRDDLIAKLVAGGYSRVAMVEELGDFSVRGGILDVYAPSYSDPLRIEFYGDLVESIRLFSVDTQRTIKNLDEIVLLPAREAILQPSKLNDVLGRIRIQAAEQGLAVTKVREIVQRIKAEGIFPGMESLLPLIFDQTDTLFDYLPRHTVPVLIEPTALRQAAVEYQSQTEQNYNSAISNQRLVVPPESLYLKWTQIRQRLSVYDRINVKPLEVDQADGQESAQQVCRTGMSGIEEVQLSLNTARPSDRPLQPLADWLSSQQQKGTRTLILCRRPSHIGRLEGLLAGYGVRAVKLDAPWHMSAHTDRVGLAAGGIAAGFAWPDAAIAMIGDEEIFGTGYRTRKAPARAKVAELLSIEDLKIGDAVVHDEHGIGRYEGLVKLGVDRSFNDYLLIVYRDDDKLYLPVERMNLVHRYMGVDGVAPVLDKMGGVTWEKVRGKVKRSAEKIAGELLQLYAARRVQKGHAFGAMDTYFRDFEDGFPYEETPDQRRAIEEVLDDMRRQAPMDRLVCGDVGYGKTEVALRAAFLAVSEAKQVAVLVPTTVLAEQHYATFCERFKRFPVQVESLNRFRNAKEQSRIVADLKEGRVDIVIGTHRLLQKDVKFKDLGLLILDEEQRFGVKHKEKIKRLRETVDVLTLTATPIPRTLHLSLLGIRDISLISTPPEQRRPIATYITEWDDIMITEAIRKELSRKGQIFFVHNKVQSLERIAGHLKKLVPEVRLVVAHGQMSEDRLEKAMLDFMQQRVDMLVCTTIVESGLDVASANTIIINRADHFGLAQIYQLRGRVGRAEEQAYAYLVIPNETVLTKTAQKRLKVLMEYSDLGSGFQIAMSDLKIRGGGTILGASQSGHIAAVGYDMFLRLMENSISELKGEPQQEVLEPEINLQVSAFLPEQYIVDIDQRLSIYRRLARMGDIKEIGALKTELEDRFGQLPDEASNLLLKIMLKVLATRAGCVRLDLTDNQLQLLFSETYQKRPFGIVDMVAAADGKYRFSPDGVFKATLTGGTPNALIAQAKNILIEINRHVNQ; from the coding sequence GTAGAGAGTCAATCGTCCCCTGTAGTGGTGACCTCCTTGAGCGGTGTGATGCAGCGCTTGCTGCCCAAGGCTGAACTCATGCGATACGCCGAGCTTTTAGTTTGCGAGGAGGAGGTTCATCGAGACGATCTGATTGCAAAACTTGTGGCCGGTGGGTACAGCCGCGTGGCGATGGTGGAGGAGTTGGGTGATTTCTCGGTGCGCGGCGGCATACTCGACGTCTACGCCCCGTCCTATTCCGATCCCTTGCGTATCGAGTTTTACGGGGACCTGGTCGAATCGATACGCCTTTTTTCGGTGGACACCCAGCGAACCATTAAAAATCTAGATGAAATCGTGCTGCTGCCGGCTCGCGAGGCCATCCTGCAGCCGTCCAAATTGAATGATGTGTTGGGGCGCATCCGGATTCAGGCGGCCGAACAAGGTCTTGCGGTCACCAAAGTCAGGGAGATCGTCCAACGCATCAAAGCGGAAGGCATCTTCCCTGGCATGGAGAGCCTGTTGCCCCTCATTTTCGATCAGACCGATACCCTGTTCGATTATCTGCCGCGACATACAGTACCGGTCCTCATCGAGCCCACAGCACTGCGACAAGCTGCGGTGGAATACCAGTCCCAGACCGAACAGAACTACAATAGCGCCATTTCAAATCAGCGTCTAGTGGTGCCCCCGGAGAGTCTTTACCTTAAATGGACGCAAATCCGACAACGATTGTCGGTTTACGACAGGATCAATGTCAAACCGCTGGAAGTCGATCAGGCGGATGGACAAGAATCGGCGCAGCAGGTGTGCCGCACCGGGATGTCGGGCATCGAGGAGGTTCAACTCTCCTTGAACACGGCCCGACCCTCCGACCGGCCGCTTCAACCCCTGGCCGATTGGTTATCGTCCCAGCAGCAGAAAGGAACACGCACGTTGATCCTCTGCCGGCGCCCTTCTCACATCGGCCGCCTGGAAGGGTTGTTGGCCGGTTATGGCGTTCGTGCGGTCAAGCTCGACGCCCCTTGGCATATGTCCGCGCATACGGATCGCGTCGGTCTGGCCGCGGGTGGCATCGCAGCTGGATTTGCCTGGCCTGACGCCGCCATCGCCATGATCGGCGATGAGGAGATTTTTGGCACCGGCTATCGTACTCGCAAAGCGCCTGCCCGGGCAAAGGTCGCGGAGCTGCTGAGCATCGAGGACCTGAAAATCGGGGATGCGGTAGTGCATGATGAACACGGGATCGGCCGTTACGAAGGGCTCGTCAAACTGGGGGTGGACCGCTCGTTCAACGATTACCTGCTGATCGTCTATCGTGACGACGACAAGTTGTATCTTCCCGTGGAACGAATGAACCTGGTGCATAGATACATGGGTGTGGACGGCGTCGCGCCGGTGCTTGATAAGATGGGGGGCGTCACCTGGGAAAAGGTCAGGGGGAAGGTCAAACGTTCGGCCGAAAAGATTGCCGGCGAGTTGTTGCAGCTCTATGCCGCCCGCAGGGTTCAAAAGGGCCATGCCTTCGGCGCAATGGACACTTACTTCAGGGATTTCGAGGATGGTTTTCCCTATGAAGAGACGCCCGACCAGCGCAGGGCCATCGAAGAAGTGCTCGATGACATGCGCAGGCAGGCTCCCATGGATCGTCTGGTTTGTGGCGATGTGGGATATGGCAAAACCGAAGTCGCTCTTCGGGCGGCTTTTCTGGCGGTCAGCGAGGCCAAGCAGGTGGCCGTGCTGGTGCCCACCACGGTGCTCGCCGAGCAGCATTACGCCACTTTCTGCGAGCGGTTCAAACGATTCCCGGTCCAGGTCGAATCGCTCAATCGATTTCGAAACGCCAAGGAACAGAGCCGCATCGTGGCCGATCTCAAAGAGGGGCGCGTGGACATCGTGATCGGCACGCATCGCCTGCTTCAAAAAGATGTCAAGTTCAAGGACCTCGGTCTGCTGATCCTCGATGAGGAGCAACGCTTCGGCGTCAAGCACAAGGAGAAGATCAAACGGCTCAGGGAGACGGTGGATGTATTGACGCTCACCGCGACACCGATCCCCAGGACACTTCATCTGTCGCTGTTGGGCATCAGGGATATCAGTCTTATCTCCACGCCGCCGGAGCAGCGGCGTCCCATCGCCACCTACATCACCGAATGGGACGATATCATGATCACCGAAGCCATCCGCAAGGAACTGTCGCGCAAAGGACAGATTTTTTTCGTGCACAACAAGGTGCAAAGTCTCGAGCGCATCGCCGGACATCTCAAAAAACTTGTTCCCGAAGTCCGGCTCGTGGTGGCGCATGGCCAGATGTCCGAAGATCGACTTGAAAAGGCCATGCTCGATTTCATGCAACAGCGCGTCGACATGCTGGTTTGCACAACGATCGTGGAGTCCGGCCTCGATGTCGCATCGGCCAATACCATCATTATCAACCGGGCCGACCATTTCGGCCTGGCCCAGATTTATCAGTTGCGCGGCCGGGTAGGGCGGGCAGAGGAACAGGCGTATGCCTACCTGGTGATTCCCAACGAGACGGTCTTGACCAAGACGGCCCAAAAAAGGCTCAAAGTGCTCATGGAGTACAGCGACCTGGGATCCGGTTTCCAGATCGCCATGAGCGATTTGAAAATACGGGGTGGCGGCACGATTCTGGGCGCCTCCCAGTCCGGACATATCGCAGCGGTCGGTTACGACATGTTTCTGAGGCTCATGGAGAACTCCATTTCGGAGCTCAAGGGCGAACCCCAACAAGAGGTGCTGGAGCCGGAGATCAATCTTCAGGTATCCGCCTTTCTCCCGGAACAGTACATCGTAGATATCGATCAACGGCTTTCCATTTACCGCAGATTGGCGCGCATGGGAGACATCAAAGAGATCGGCGCACTGAAAACCGAGTTGGAAGACCGCTTCGGCCAGCTCCCCGATGAGGCCTCGAATCTTCTATTGAAAATCATGCTCAAGGTCCTTGCCACGCGTGCCGGTTGTGTTCGATTGGATTTGACCGACAATCAGCTGCAGCTGCTTTTTTCAGAGACGTACCAGAAGCGTCCGTTCGGTATCGTTGACATGGTTGCCGCTGCCGACGGCAAATATCGTTTTTCCCCGGATGGTGTTTTCAAGGCCACCCTGACCGGCGGGACGCCCAATGCCCTGATTGCCCAGGCCAAAAACATCTTGATAGAAATAAATCGGCATGTTAACCAATAA